One window of Herpetosiphon gulosus genomic DNA carries:
- a CDS encoding ATP-binding protein — MNAQVLHEAANQRESARLLQLRLTGFVGREAEQAAIRALIDQTRATGGYVLVTGEAGAGKSSLIAQLIVNAGLAQTPQHFIALTPGRAYQLDVLRSVVAQLMLKHNLTSNYFPADSYPALRLEFGQLLQTLSARGISETIYLDGLDQLQPEVDGTRDISFLPLQLPPGIVMVLGSRPNETIDSLALEHGVVYQVPPLSAADAIRRWQQVQPTFESALLYGLAQSVKGNALLVELAATLMRQPSATELLDLLDQASADSTKLFRLSLGRIEQTAPKQWQPLIRPVLAVLLVTQEPLQPAVLAAIIEQPVDAIADALPLMGDWVSTAADQRVALRHLLFHDFLIDHEFTQPELQVWHGRMAQWCGTALDQIWQDSAESLEQARRWYGRQHFITHLHLAEHWEELWQVIDAGEYGEQKVRFEPSTRLYGLDLDRARESVIAAGQSIEQQFELLPRLWRYSLLRTSLTAHADHWHDDLFVILAAVGRLSEALAQIDICSVRTRQVVLWSRVIQYAEPELGLKILQRMEQTARSIRNPEGRDFGLCRVARTYADHGLFTFAYPITLTLTLDISRDKTLAYLIDTAIKQHDFDQAWIMVGQIQTAQYRIKSAMVLAQALMLIGEFAKAQQLLIETLPFADAEHVVEIKSVLATIAWRLGNYRQSRALLAYARALSKRLTDAVQPAAVLAVIRGYLDRAVSQRQGGKIKAAVLAVIRGYLDRGNLAKAQSLHPMIRRDYFRSELVCIYLKYDKIAIAAELTTTITNGFSCDPAYTALAAWYCKEADFAKAEQAIDLIIGHEKKRESLCLLATSYAQNLQIKQTLVVLQRALETIERSHYSAKSLIQIGDTYARQHLHDHARGIFAEALAKITTIDQQLFYEQISEFLWLAEHVKRYGYEDLCERVVQTALLIGQRATFEYSLLFEKATIYFNHGEINLVRQMVDASTEPQLAVQLLQMLLRQAIEQQNHSQAQTYVLEALTHVRKIENPRSRIRVLCELADTVLASEFQAQGQLMIAEASQLVPLLQTEIDQEIAIPILIKSYVAYAMLADALKFAQSITILELKNYSLEKISRSYAENGQIEQAYATLNLSRSRPEAYAWNLYEIIIKAHEYGLAMLAEGCYVEIIEVLRIITDPASVLEYLKDLAIAQISYGSNQYLPSLLDSIRTMRHPDLPVYRYVQVLCQIARAYIQQANYPDFADWLAYAHSIAQSPPNVTAYHYVAMEYLQHATDSDTEVFLADMLGLADGIAPSSYANKLFTVLANSCTSYGVRGHLDFLGKAYQFAMAISEPFQRAQALRIVANGFAKVDDRAMLEMIIAEISQLSPNRLSLDAIALTYAQRGDLAFAQTLIANDEVSEERDAALDYLIPALLQTDAVVAAYQISHGFTRLTKRIKFLHQIINYYVERQQIAESIQIIRAEWRNCATTADLWDLRTIVLPLDSTQPWLGMALLDSVPWVEQQVARLQ, encoded by the coding sequence ATGAACGCTCAAGTTTTACATGAAGCGGCCAACCAGCGTGAAAGCGCCCGTTTGTTGCAGCTGCGGCTCACAGGCTTCGTTGGCCGAGAAGCCGAACAAGCCGCGATTCGAGCATTAATCGACCAAACCCGTGCAACAGGTGGCTATGTGTTGGTCACGGGCGAGGCTGGGGCTGGCAAAAGTAGCCTGATCGCCCAACTAATTGTGAATGCTGGGCTGGCCCAAACCCCACAACATTTTATTGCGCTCACCCCAGGCCGCGCCTACCAACTCGACGTGCTGCGGAGCGTGGTGGCTCAACTCATGCTCAAACACAATCTAACGAGCAACTATTTTCCTGCCGACAGCTACCCGGCCTTGCGCCTCGAATTTGGCCAGCTATTACAAACACTCTCGGCGCGTGGCATCAGCGAAACGATCTATCTCGATGGGTTGGATCAATTGCAGCCTGAGGTAGATGGAACCCGCGATATTAGCTTTTTGCCGTTGCAACTGCCGCCTGGCATCGTGATGGTGCTTGGCTCGCGACCCAACGAGACGATCGACAGTTTAGCGCTTGAACACGGGGTCGTTTATCAGGTTCCACCATTGAGCGCCGCTGATGCGATCCGCCGTTGGCAGCAGGTGCAGCCGACGTTTGAGTCAGCATTGTTGTACGGTTTAGCCCAATCAGTCAAGGGCAATGCCTTGTTGGTCGAACTGGCAGCCACGCTGATGCGCCAACCTTCAGCAACCGAATTGCTGGATTTGCTCGATCAGGCTAGCGCTGACTCGACCAAGCTCTTTCGCCTGAGCCTTGGGCGGATCGAACAGACGGCACCGAAGCAATGGCAACCGCTGATTCGCCCAGTATTGGCGGTGTTGTTGGTGACCCAAGAACCGCTCCAGCCCGCCGTGCTTGCGGCGATTATTGAACAACCCGTTGATGCCATTGCCGACGCACTGCCCCTGATGGGCGATTGGGTCAGCACCGCCGCTGATCAACGTGTGGCCCTGCGTCATTTGTTGTTTCACGATTTTCTGATCGACCACGAATTTACCCAGCCAGAATTGCAAGTGTGGCATGGACGGATGGCGCAATGGTGTGGCACAGCGCTTGATCAGATTTGGCAGGATAGTGCTGAATCGCTCGAACAGGCACGGCGCTGGTATGGCCGTCAGCATTTCATCACCCATTTGCATTTGGCGGAACACTGGGAAGAACTATGGCAAGTGATCGATGCGGGCGAGTATGGCGAGCAGAAAGTGCGCTTTGAGCCAAGCACGCGCTTGTATGGCTTGGATTTGGATCGTGCTCGCGAGAGCGTAATTGCCGCTGGTCAGAGCATCGAACAGCAGTTTGAATTGTTGCCACGTTTGTGGCGTTATAGCCTGCTGCGCACCAGCCTCACTGCCCATGCCGATCATTGGCACGACGATCTGTTTGTGATTTTGGCAGCCGTTGGCCGTTTATCCGAAGCGTTGGCCCAAATTGATATTTGTTCCGTTCGAACACGGCAAGTCGTGTTATGGTCGCGAGTCATTCAGTATGCTGAGCCTGAGCTAGGCTTGAAAATCCTCCAACGTATGGAGCAAACGGCGCGGAGTATCCGCAATCCCGAAGGGCGTGATTTTGGATTGTGCCGCGTTGCAAGAACCTATGCTGACCATGGCTTGTTCACTTTTGCATATCCGATCACATTGACATTGACATTGGATATCAGCCGTGATAAAACCCTTGCCTATTTGATCGACACCGCTATCAAACAGCATGATTTTGATCAGGCTTGGATTATGGTTGGTCAGATTCAAACAGCACAATATCGCATTAAAAGTGCCATGGTATTGGCGCAAGCACTTATGTTGATTGGAGAATTTGCTAAGGCCCAGCAACTGTTAATCGAAACCTTACCATTTGCCGATGCAGAGCATGTGGTCGAAATTAAGAGTGTGCTCGCAACGATTGCTTGGCGGCTTGGCAATTATCGCCAGTCCCGTGCGCTCTTGGCCTACGCCCGAGCTTTGAGCAAGCGCTTAACTGATGCTGTTCAACCCGCAGCTGTATTGGCAGTGATCCGTGGCTACCTTGATAGAGCTGTCTCCCAACGGCAAGGCGGAAAAATCAAGGCGGCTGTATTGGCAGTGATCCGTGGCTACCTTGATCGAGGGAATCTGGCCAAAGCTCAAAGCTTGCATCCGATGATTCGAAGGGATTACTTTCGGAGTGAACTTGTTTGTATCTATCTCAAATATGATAAGATCGCAATTGCAGCCGAGTTGACCACGACGATTACCAATGGGTTTTCTTGCGATCCGGCATATACTGCGCTAGCAGCTTGGTATTGTAAGGAAGCCGATTTTGCCAAGGCTGAGCAAGCGATTGATTTGATTATTGGGCATGAAAAAAAGCGAGAAAGTCTGTGTCTCCTAGCGACCAGTTATGCGCAAAATTTGCAAATTAAGCAGACGCTGGTGGTGCTACAACGTGCGCTCGAAACCATTGAGCGCAGCCATTATTCGGCAAAAAGCTTGATCCAAATTGGCGATACCTATGCTCGTCAGCACTTGCATGATCACGCTCGGGGTATTTTTGCTGAAGCACTGGCTAAAATTACAACTATTGATCAGCAGCTTTTCTATGAACAAATATCGGAGTTCCTGTGGCTGGCCGAACATGTTAAGCGCTATGGCTATGAAGATCTCTGTGAGCGGGTTGTTCAAACCGCCTTATTAATTGGTCAGCGAGCAACCTTTGAATATTCATTGTTGTTCGAGAAAGCTACGATCTACTTTAATCATGGTGAGATTAACCTTGTTCGTCAGATGGTTGATGCTAGTACTGAGCCGCAGCTAGCAGTCCAACTGTTACAAATGCTCTTAAGGCAAGCAATTGAGCAACAAAATCATTCACAAGCTCAAACCTATGTGCTTGAAGCATTAACCCATGTGCGAAAGATTGAAAACCCTCGCTCTCGAATCAGGGTTCTATGTGAGCTTGCGGATACCGTTTTGGCGAGTGAATTTCAAGCCCAAGGTCAGCTTATGATCGCTGAGGCGAGCCAACTCGTACCATTGCTCCAAACTGAAATAGATCAAGAAATTGCCATTCCTATATTAATTAAGAGCTATGTTGCCTATGCTATGTTGGCTGATGCCCTCAAGTTTGCTCAATCAATCACTATTCTCGAATTGAAGAACTATAGCCTTGAAAAAATAAGTCGCTCCTACGCTGAAAATGGTCAGATTGAGCAAGCCTATGCGACGCTTAACTTGAGCCGCTCCCGACCTGAGGCGTATGCATGGAATTTGTACGAGATTATAATCAAAGCGCATGAGTATGGCTTAGCTATGCTTGCAGAAGGGTGTTATGTTGAAATAATTGAGGTATTGAGGATCATCACCGATCCAGCTAGCGTGCTTGAATATCTAAAAGATTTGGCGATTGCCCAGATTAGCTATGGTTCCAATCAGTATCTTCCCAGCCTATTGGATTCCATCCGTACTATGCGGCATCCAGATTTGCCCGTATATCGGTATGTGCAAGTGCTTTGTCAAATTGCTCGAGCCTATATCCAACAAGCCAACTACCCAGATTTTGCCGATTGGTTAGCGTATGCCCATTCCATTGCCCAATCTCCCCCAAACGTTACTGCCTATCATTATGTTGCGATGGAATATCTTCAGCATGCTACCGATTCAGATACTGAGGTATTTTTGGCTGATATGCTTGGTTTAGCCGATGGTATTGCACCAAGTAGTTATGCAAATAAGCTATTTACTGTATTAGCCAATAGCTGTACGTCCTATGGGGTGCGTGGGCATCTAGATTTTTTGGGCAAAGCCTATCAGTTTGCTATGGCTATTTCAGAGCCGTTCCAGCGTGCCCAAGCCCTAAGAATCGTCGCCAATGGCTTTGCTAAGGTTGATGATCGAGCGATGCTAGAAATGATTATTGCTGAAATAAGCCAGCTTTCGCCTAATCGCTTAAGTCTTGATGCTATTGCTTTGACCTATGCGCAACGAGGCGATTTGGCTTTTGCTCAAACGCTGATTGCCAATGATGAAGTATCAGAAGAAAGAGATGCTGCCTTGGATTATCTGATTCCAGCATTGCTGCAAACCGATGCTGTCGTTGCTGCATATCAGATCTCGCATGGGTTTACTAGGCTGACGAAACGGATTAAGTTCTTGCACCAAATCATTAACTACTATGTTGAGCGCCAGCAAATTGCCGAAAGTATTCAGATTATTCGAGCCGAATGGCGTAATTGTGCTACTACTGCTGATCTATGGGATCTACGCACAATCGTCTTGCCGCTTGATTCAACCCAGCCATGGCTTGGCATGGCCTTGCTCGATAGCGTGCCATGGGTTGAGCAGCAAGTAGCCCGATTGCAATAA
- a CDS encoding tetratricopeptide repeat protein codes for MQSLLPLLPLPLLKLLNTAESPNDLLAEQQFHAVVMFADIAGFTALSDQAGDLGARGTEQLTLVLNQVFEAMIELIQTAGGVIWGFSGDALTALFCYETPQQIPIALQALRCSLAIQTAMNQFQTNTLLNEFAAIRLTMKIGLAHGELSCGMAGLPQQRLVPLLVGQPLIESSLVENQALEGAIGLTAELWHTVQPYVEVQAHDNYYWLQSCQPGASITQPSLLPAQLPARAEMFIHPLIAKRLSDNQASFINEHRLVYVLFAQLRIEQPPQGLASMREWASMLTAISAQYDGYISHVTAGDKGITSMILFGAPIAHEDDPLRILDCALAVREQTSQLGYQSALGLTSGVVYCGLVGSTIRQDYTTIGDSINVAARLMEQAEPDQILVSLELANHAQTQFHWQALPAVMLKGKPQPIALMALQQRAAEASVRLPEVASNLRLIGRASELATLLSVTGQAFAGHGQIMAIVGEAGIGKSHLINAYLQQVDPEHWNIYRGECEAYGENSPYLVWNAIWRAFFCIEPNWDLATQIRVLNFQLELIDPSLLNRLPLLGTIFNLAIPANETTALLEPQMQKLAREAVLIQALRLRAMRQPLILILEDCHWIDPLSADLLWAISQVIEHLPICIILGYRPTIQNELISQRLPQLSYWGSVTLHEFDQGEASQLVAYKMQHWLGEQQISSSLAAHLINQAEGNPFYLEELLNYVHTQGLDLNDAAVISKLQLPASLSSLILSRIDQLNERQQLTIKIASIIGRLFKLHWLWGVYPQLGDYQAIQTDLEILDRMDLTIKHSFEPEIAYIFKHMLTYEVTYESLTYATRSTLHEQFGHFLEQHYADDPSYLDVICYHFTRSDNHRKKIEYLWKAAKLAQQSYANEAALLFYRQLLNLLPAAEHWTVLLPIGEILQIVGKPQAAIEAYQSIIQALPSVADAAIKGRWSIGKIYGELGQFEQGLTWLEQARTSYLKLGNAEGVAEVLIDIANILWQQGYYDQGLAYVQQSLDHWRQLANPLGMARALFQLGVILSDQRRYAEAYHALEQSLALRREAGDLFAVASSLNDLGIIAFDRGDYTTAEHLYTEAFTIRRDLGFIRGMAQSLSNLANAVFVSGDYQRTRELLEQALIYRRQVGHQRGIAISLAHLGNTYAALGDFKAAWNNHRDAFVVRCTINHRLGIAQSQVAMGFLALRTGDFYQAYGLFQQSIHGFLVLDDQRGLAENLVGFGCVAAGLLKYQLAHQFMLAAETIIASLNTIFEPEFRDGHAWLKRQLNQNLPDLLGLSEANNPSTIETLLKVSYRLY; via the coding sequence ATGCAATCATTATTGCCATTGCTTCCCCTACCATTGCTTAAACTCCTGAATACGGCGGAATCTCCCAATGATCTTTTGGCTGAACAGCAATTTCATGCGGTTGTTATGTTCGCTGATATTGCGGGCTTTACAGCATTAAGTGATCAAGCTGGTGATCTTGGTGCTCGTGGCACCGAGCAGTTAACGTTAGTGCTAAACCAAGTCTTTGAAGCAATGATCGAGCTGATTCAGACAGCTGGTGGCGTTATTTGGGGCTTTAGTGGTGATGCATTGACTGCGCTTTTTTGCTATGAAACTCCTCAGCAAATACCGATTGCCCTGCAAGCTTTGCGTTGTAGCCTTGCAATTCAAACAGCGATGAACCAATTTCAGACCAATACGTTACTCAATGAGTTTGCAGCTATTCGTTTAACGATGAAGATTGGGTTAGCTCATGGTGAGCTTAGCTGTGGCATGGCTGGTCTTCCACAACAACGCTTAGTGCCATTATTAGTGGGACAACCTTTAATTGAAAGTAGTTTGGTTGAAAACCAAGCACTAGAGGGGGCGATTGGTTTAACGGCTGAGCTGTGGCATACTGTTCAGCCGTATGTCGAAGTCCAAGCCCACGATAATTATTATTGGCTCCAAAGCTGCCAACCTGGAGCATCAATCACTCAACCTAGCTTGTTACCTGCCCAATTGCCTGCTAGAGCTGAAATGTTTATCCATCCATTAATTGCCAAGCGTTTATCTGATAATCAGGCCTCATTTATCAACGAACATCGGCTTGTGTATGTCTTATTTGCACAACTACGGATTGAACAACCACCGCAGGGGCTTGCAAGCATGCGCGAATGGGCAAGTATGCTCACGGCAATTAGTGCTCAGTATGATGGGTATATCAGCCATGTAACGGCTGGCGATAAAGGCATCACAAGTATGATCTTATTTGGTGCGCCAATTGCCCATGAAGATGATCCTTTGCGGATTTTAGATTGTGCTTTAGCTGTGCGTGAGCAAACCAGTCAATTAGGCTATCAATCGGCCTTAGGCCTAACTAGTGGAGTGGTTTATTGTGGGCTAGTAGGTTCGACTATTCGCCAAGATTATACAACGATTGGGGACTCGATTAATGTGGCTGCTCGCTTGATGGAGCAGGCTGAACCTGACCAGATTTTGGTGAGCCTGGAGTTGGCTAACCATGCACAGACGCAGTTTCATTGGCAAGCTTTACCTGCGGTTATGCTCAAAGGCAAGCCGCAACCAATTGCACTGATGGCGCTCCAACAACGGGCTGCGGAAGCATCAGTCCGTTTGCCTGAAGTCGCAAGTAATCTGCGATTAATCGGGCGTGCTAGTGAATTAGCAACATTATTAAGTGTAACAGGGCAAGCCTTCGCAGGCCATGGCCAGATTATGGCGATTGTTGGCGAAGCAGGGATTGGCAAATCGCATTTGATCAATGCTTATCTCCAACAAGTTGATCCGGAGCACTGGAATATTTATCGCGGGGAATGCGAGGCCTATGGCGAAAATAGCCCGTACTTGGTTTGGAATGCAATTTGGCGAGCTTTTTTCTGTATTGAACCAAATTGGGATCTAGCAACGCAGATTCGGGTTTTAAATTTTCAACTGGAGCTGATCGATCCAAGCCTCCTTAATCGCTTGCCATTGCTGGGAACGATATTTAATTTGGCGATTCCTGCCAACGAAACGACAGCATTGCTTGAGCCACAAATGCAAAAATTGGCGCGTGAGGCTGTTTTAATCCAAGCTTTACGGCTACGGGCAATGCGGCAACCGCTGATCTTAATTTTAGAAGATTGCCATTGGATCGACCCACTTTCGGCTGATTTGTTGTGGGCAATTAGCCAAGTAATTGAACACTTGCCCATTTGCATCATTTTGGGCTATCGTCCAACGATTCAGAATGAGTTGATTAGTCAGCGTTTACCGCAATTATCATATTGGGGTAGCGTGACGCTCCATGAATTTGATCAGGGCGAAGCAAGCCAATTGGTTGCATATAAAATGCAGCATTGGCTTGGTGAGCAACAGATATCAAGCTCATTGGCTGCCCATTTAATCAACCAAGCTGAGGGTAATCCTTTTTATCTCGAAGAATTGCTTAATTATGTCCATACGCAAGGCTTGGATCTGAATGATGCAGCGGTTATTAGCAAACTACAACTGCCCGCCAGCCTTTCGAGCTTAATTTTAAGCAGAATTGATCAACTCAATGAGCGCCAGCAATTGACGATCAAAATTGCAAGCATTATCGGGCGGTTATTTAAACTCCATTGGTTATGGGGTGTTTATCCACAGCTTGGTGATTATCAAGCAATTCAAACTGATCTCGAAATACTTGATCGGATGGATTTAACAATTAAGCATAGTTTTGAACCAGAGATTGCTTATATTTTCAAGCATATGTTAACGTATGAAGTGACCTATGAAAGTTTAACCTATGCTACACGATCAACCTTGCATGAGCAATTTGGCCATTTTCTTGAGCAGCACTATGCCGATGATCCAAGCTATCTCGATGTGATTTGCTATCACTTTACGCGCAGTGACAATCACCGCAAGAAAATTGAATATTTGTGGAAGGCGGCTAAGCTGGCACAACAATCTTATGCCAATGAAGCTGCTTTATTGTTCTATCGTCAACTCCTCAATTTATTACCAGCAGCTGAGCATTGGACAGTCCTATTGCCAATTGGTGAGATTCTTCAGATTGTTGGTAAGCCGCAAGCAGCGATTGAGGCGTATCAAAGCATTATTCAAGCCTTACCGTCTGTTGCCGATGCTGCGATTAAAGGGCGTTGGAGTATTGGCAAGATTTATGGCGAGCTTGGTCAGTTCGAGCAAGGCCTAACGTGGTTGGAACAAGCCCGAACCAGTTATTTGAAGCTAGGCAATGCTGAGGGTGTTGCCGAAGTTTTAATTGATATTGCTAATATTTTATGGCAACAAGGGTATTATGATCAAGGCCTTGCCTATGTGCAGCAAAGTCTTGATCATTGGCGACAACTCGCCAATCCATTGGGAATGGCCCGTGCTTTATTTCAATTGGGCGTAATTCTGTCCGATCAACGGCGTTATGCCGAGGCTTATCATGCTTTGGAGCAAAGTTTAGCCCTTCGTCGCGAGGCGGGCGATCTTTTTGCTGTGGCAAGTTCACTGAATGATTTAGGAATTATTGCGTTTGATCGTGGTGATTATACAACGGCTGAGCATTTGTATACCGAGGCTTTTACAATTCGGCGTGATCTGGGCTTTATCCGTGGGATGGCTCAATCGTTAAGTAATTTGGCTAATGCTGTCTTTGTATCAGGTGATTATCAACGAACCCGTGAATTGTTAGAACAAGCCTTGATCTATCGACGGCAAGTTGGACACCAACGCGGAATCGCCATCTCACTGGCACATTTAGGTAATACTTACGCAGCGCTAGGCGATTTTAAGGCTGCCTGGAACAATCATCGGGATGCATTTGTGGTTCGTTGCACGATTAATCATCGTTTGGGAATTGCCCAATCGCAAGTAGCTATGGGCTTTTTAGCACTGCGAACAGGTGATTTTTATCAGGCCTATGGCTTGTTTCAGCAAAGTATTCATGGCTTTTTAGTGCTTGATGACCAACGTGGATTGGCTGAAAATTTGGTCGGGTTTGGCTGTGTCGCGGCTGGGTTGCTTAAATACCAGCTTGCTCATCAATTTATGCTAGCGGCTGAAACAATTATTGCAAGCCTTAATACGATTTTTGAGCCAGAATTTCGCGATGGTCATGCTTGGTTGAAACGTCAATTAAATCAAAACTTGCCTGACTTGCTTGGTTTAAGTGAAGCAAACAATCCTAGTACTATCGAGACATTATTGAAGGTGAGTTATCGCTTGTATTAA
- a CDS encoding STM4015 family protein, producing the protein MVFDWIGYFGDSTMANWDGQEQFEPIEHPVRLHLQYDYDVKATTQTWEAYFNAWLATNEPAKTTGLVLGRWWHDTVDPGDIDFVLETIIDARERLPLLKALFVGDFTYEEWEISWITQGDYAPVLAAFPQLEYLVIRGGSELSFDAVQHQNLKALVIQTGGLAAQVVREIVAADLPALEHLELWLGSDYYGGDSTLADLQPILDAECFPNLEILGLRDCEYADDLAQALVNAPILEQIGCLDLSLGNLSDVGAEALFASQAIRCLNFLDLHHHYMSNDLLDCWATIGLNCDVSEQQVPQEHEGEEHRYAAVTE; encoded by the coding sequence ATGGTTTTTGATTGGATTGGCTATTTCGGCGACTCGACCATGGCTAACTGGGATGGACAAGAACAATTTGAACCAATTGAGCATCCGGTGCGGCTGCATTTGCAATATGATTACGATGTCAAGGCTACCACTCAAACATGGGAAGCTTATTTTAATGCGTGGCTCGCCACCAATGAACCAGCTAAAACGACAGGCTTGGTGCTTGGGCGCTGGTGGCACGACACGGTTGATCCTGGCGATATTGATTTCGTGTTAGAAACGATTATCGATGCTCGCGAACGCTTACCCTTGCTCAAAGCCTTGTTTGTGGGCGACTTTACCTACGAAGAATGGGAAATTTCGTGGATTACCCAAGGCGATTATGCCCCAGTCTTGGCGGCCTTCCCGCAACTTGAATATTTGGTAATTCGCGGTGGCTCGGAGTTGAGTTTTGACGCAGTTCAGCACCAAAATCTCAAGGCCTTGGTCATTCAGACTGGTGGTTTAGCAGCCCAAGTCGTGCGTGAGATTGTTGCTGCTGATTTGCCAGCGCTTGAACATTTGGAGCTATGGCTAGGTAGCGATTACTATGGCGGCGATTCGACGCTTGCTGATTTGCAGCCAATTTTGGATGCTGAATGTTTTCCAAATTTAGAAATTTTAGGGTTGCGTGATTGCGAATATGCCGATGATCTTGCTCAGGCGCTGGTCAATGCCCCGATTCTTGAACAGATCGGCTGTCTTGATCTTTCGTTGGGCAACTTGAGCGACGTGGGAGCCGAAGCCTTATTCGCCAGTCAAGCCATTCGTTGCCTCAACTTTCTTGATTTGCATCATCACTACATGAGCAATGATCTGCTTGATTGTTGGGCAACGATTGGGCTTAATTGCGATGTGAGCGAGCAACAAGTTCCCCAAGAACATGAGGGCGAAGAACATCGCTATGCTGCGGTGACCGAATAA